The segment TTTGTATATAGGTTGTCGGGCAGATTGTATGTGAACCTATATTGAGCAGACCTTTTGGAAAGATTAAAGATAGTTAATGATGTACTCAGCTAAAAACTGAAATGTTCACGTCTAAATTGCCGTATTAACTTAATGTGCACAGTGAAACAGATAAGCATGCACAGGGTTTTGATGGCATTTAGAGATTGAGGTTTCCTTTGAATAAGTATTTGGCGTTATTGCTCATCGCATTGAGTAGTTCAGCAATGGCATTCAATGATGATGAAGATTTCAGTAAGTTATTCTTTGAAGTTGGATACAGCTGGGTTGAGCCATTGTATGTTGATGGGGATTTTGATCTCGATACAGAAATCTCAAGCGTGTTTAGCCTTGGATATAAAGTCGATGACGCAAGTTGGCTTATGTTAAGCCATCAAGATGTGCTTTCTTATACTTCAATCAGCTATAAACGCAGCATTACAAAGTGGGCTTTTGATGAGCAGCGTTTTGTTCCCTACTTCAGTGTCGGGCTTGGTATGGGGAGTGATGAAGTCGGAGATGTCGACATCAATGTCTTTGGTGTAACGGGCAACTTCGGTGTGGATTACCGAGTCAACTCTTATGTAGAGCTGACCGCTTCTGTTTCGTTAACCGACCAAAGTTTTGAAATGGATAGTAGTACAGAATCAATTTCAACTTACGGCATTTCAAACAGTGTTAACTTCGGTGTGCGAATTTACCCGTTTTAATATCGGCAGCTCTACGTTTAGAGCATGCCTTTACTGAGAAATAAATGTCCCTTCAGCCAGTTCCCATAATGCTCTCACTAATGGATTATCCAACTGTGAGCGTCGGCAACAAACCCCGAGTTGAAAGGGTTTAATCGGAGAGTAGGACAGGCGTTGAATACTGTCTCGCACAGGGCTGTTGTTAATGACAACGTCGGGTGCGATTCCTACACCACAGCCGAGCGCTACCATACTGACGATCGCTTCATGACCAGCAATCTGTGCATAGATGCTCGGTTTGATTTTCATTTTCTTAAACCAAGTATTGGCACGATCGCGGGCGGTTCCTGATTCGGGAACAATAAAAGGAATCTGGCTCCAGTCAGGTTTTTCTTTATGCAGCTCTTCAACCCAACTGCTAATTCCTATCGGCGCAATCACTGAAAGTGGTATTTCACTGATGGTAGTGAACTCAACTTTAGACGGTAAGCTCTCAGGCATGGCGGAAATTGCGATATCTGCCTCATCATTTAAAATCTTATCGATTGCCTGAGCAGGATCTCCGGTAAGCAACTTAAATTCGATGAATGGATGTTTAAGCCTGAATGAACTCAGTAGCTGCGGAAGATGGCTGTAGCTTGCGGTTACTGAACAAAAGAGGCGAATTTCACCTTTGAGTTCATGATCTTGTGCGTTGATTTGAGACTGAAATTGTGTCCAGTCGTGAACCATTTTTATGGCAACTGGTAATAACTTTTCCCCCGCTGGAGTCAGCTCTACACTACGGTTATCGCGAATAAACAGCGGGTGACCAATCTCATCTTCCAACTTCTGTATTTGACGGCTCAAAGCGGAAGGGCTGACATGCATGGATGTGGCCGACTTGCTGAAATTCTTGCTGTCGCAGATATTGAGAAACAATTTGATGGTTTTGATATTCATGAACTTTTCCACGTTGCATTTATTGCAATGACTAATTGTGAATATATCACTTTCAGCAATTAAATGTCTGCTTTAGTATGAACTCATTCGGTGCAGAGCCACCGACCCTACGGAAAGATAATTACAGGAGCACCACAATGGCTAACTATTTCAATACCCTAAATCTACGTGAACAATTGGACCAACTAGGTCGCTGTCGTTTCATGGATCGTGAAGAGTTCGCGACAGAAGCGGATTACCTGAAAGGTAAGAAAGTGGTTATCGTAGGTTGTGGTGCTCAAGGTCTTAACCAAGGCCTGAACATGCGTGATTCAGGTCTAGATGTTTCTTACGCACTTCGCCAGGCAGCAATTGACGAAAAGCGTCAGTCTTACAAAAATGCAAAAGACAACGGTTTCAACGTAGGCAGCTACGAAGATCTTATTCCTCAAGCAGACCTAGTAGTAAACCTAACTCCTGACAAACAACACACAAACGTTGTTGAAACAGTAATGCCTCTAATGAAAGAAGGCGCTGCACTAGGTTACTCACACGGCTTCAACATCGTTGAAGAAGGTATGCAAATTCGTAAAGACATTACTGTTGTAATGGTTGCGCCTAAGTGTCCGGGTACAGAAGTACGTGAAGAATACAAACGTGGTTTCGGTGTTCCTACCCTGATCGCAGTTCACCCAGAAAACGACCCTAAAGGTGAAGGTTGGGATATCGCTAAAGCTTGGGCTGCAGCAACTGGTGGTCACCGTGCAGGCTGTCTAGAGTCTTCATTCGTAGCAGAAGTAAAATCTGACCTAATGGGTGAGCAAACTATCCTATGTGGTATGTTGCAAGCGGGTTCTATCGTTTGTTACGAGAAAATGGTTGCTGAAGGTATCGATGCAGGCTACGCAGGTCGTCTACTTCAATACGGTTGGGAAACCATTACAGAAGCATTGAAGTTCGGTGGCATCACTCACATGATGGATCGTCTGACTAACCCTGCGAAAATCAAAGCATTCGAGCTTTCTGAAGAGCTAAAAGAGCTAATGCGTCCACTGTACAACAAACACATGGATGACATTATCTCTGGTCACTTCTCTAGCACTATGATGGCTGACTGGGCAAATGACGATGCGAACCTTCTTGGCTGGCGTGCAGAGACTGCAGAAACTGCATTCGAAAACTACCCAGAATCAAGCGTTAAGATCAGTGAGCAAGAGTTCTTTGACAACGGCATTCTAATGATTGCAATGGTTCGTGCTGGGGTTGAATTGGCATTCGAAGCAATGACTGCATCAGGCATTATCGATGAGTCTGCTTACTACGAATCACTACATGAGCTTCCACTGATTGCAAACACGGTTGCGCGTAAACGTCTATACGAAATGAACGTGGTTATCTCTGATACTGCGGAATACGGTAACTACCTATTCGCTAACGTTGCAACGCCTCTACTACGTGAGAAGTTCATGCCAAACGTAGGTACTGACGTAATCGGTAAAGGCCTAGGCGAAACGTCTAACCAAGTAGATAACGCGAAACTAATCGAAGTGAACAGCATCATCCGTAACCACCCAGTGGAATACATCGGTGAAGAGCTACGTGGCTACATGAAAGACATGAAGCGCATCGCGGTAGGTGACTAATAGCAAATCATTGCCAGCCAAACACTAAAAATTCAAAGGCTGGTATGGCGTTAGCGCAATAAATATAAAAGCAAACACAACAAGAACAAAAAGGGCTGAGTCGTGAGATTCAGCCCTTTTACTATTTTTCGAATTCTATTTATCGAATTACCGACGAATGGAATTATTTATCAGCCAGTTTGCTTTCCAGCTCTGCTAGCTTTTGTTCCATCTCCGTCAGCTTCTGGCGAGTGCGAAGCAGCACTTGAGTTTGTACATCAAACTCTTCACGGCTTACTACATCCAGTTTGTTAAGCTGGCCCTGAATTACTTGGCGAACTTTTTGTTCCACATCCGCACCCAGCTCTTTGACCGGTTGAGGCATTGATTCGTGAATTTGCTTAGCAATTTGCTCGAGTTTCTTTGGGTCAAACATCGGGTTTCTCTCCTATCTTTCTGGTGAACATTCTATTCAATTCGCACCAGAAAGTCGTTAATTGCTGCAATAAAAAAGGCCACAGATGTGACCTTTTGTGATTATGAGAACATGAAGTTATTCATGACTCGCCTGCTGCTCTTTGTCAAAACGTGCCAGAGCTTCGAGTTCTTTCGCTTCGACAAACACTGGTAGTGGTTTGTGTTTTTCTGCTAGGTAGCTGTAGATCACAGGTAATACAAACAGTGTGAATAGCGTACCAATAGAAAGACCAGCAACGATAACTACACCGATACTGAAGCGTTGAGCTGCACCTGCACCTGTTGCGTACATCAGTGGGATCAAGCCTGCAATCATCGCAGCGGTTGTCATCAGAATAGGACGAAGACGAACTTTCGCCGCTTCAGTAACCGCTTCAATACGAGATTTCTTATTATGCAGTTGCTCTTCTTTTGCCACTTCACAAATCAGAATACCGTGTTTGGTGATCAGACCAACCAGAGTAATCAAACCTACCTGAGAGTAGATATTCATGGTTGAAGCACCCCAAGCCAACGTAATCAGCGCACCACAAATTGCCAGCGGTACTGATACCATGATGACCAGTGGATCTTTTAATGATTCAAACTGAATAGCGAGAACCAGGAAGATGATAGCCAGTGCTAAACCGAATGTGGCGTAAAGCGCATTACCTTCGGTAACATACTGGCGAGCCTCGCCCATATAGTCATGGTTGTATCCGCTAGGAAGCTTCGTTTCTGCAACATTTTCAAACCAGTTAATTGCGTCACCCATTGCCGTACCTGGTGA is part of the Vibrio diazotrophicus genome and harbors:
- a CDS encoding outer membrane beta-barrel protein — encoded protein: MNKYLALLLIALSSSAMAFNDDEDFSKLFFEVGYSWVEPLYVDGDFDLDTEISSVFSLGYKVDDASWLMLSHQDVLSYTSISYKRSITKWAFDEQRFVPYFSVGLGMGSDEVGDVDINVFGVTGNFGVDYRVNSYVELTASVSLTDQSFEMDSSTESISTYGISNSVNFGVRIYPF
- the ilvC gene encoding ketol-acid reductoisomerase; translated protein: MANYFNTLNLREQLDQLGRCRFMDREEFATEADYLKGKKVVIVGCGAQGLNQGLNMRDSGLDVSYALRQAAIDEKRQSYKNAKDNGFNVGSYEDLIPQADLVVNLTPDKQHTNVVETVMPLMKEGAALGYSHGFNIVEEGMQIRKDITVVMVAPKCPGTEVREEYKRGFGVPTLIAVHPENDPKGEGWDIAKAWAAATGGHRAGCLESSFVAEVKSDLMGEQTILCGMLQAGSIVCYEKMVAEGIDAGYAGRLLQYGWETITEALKFGGITHMMDRLTNPAKIKAFELSEELKELMRPLYNKHMDDIISGHFSSTMMADWANDDANLLGWRAETAETAFENYPESSVKISEQEFFDNGILMIAMVRAGVELAFEAMTASGIIDESAYYESLHELPLIANTVARKRLYEMNVVISDTAEYGNYLFANVATPLLREKFMPNVGTDVIGKGLGETSNQVDNAKLIEVNSIIRNHPVEYIGEELRGYMKDMKRIAVGD
- the ilvY gene encoding HTH-type transcriptional activator IlvY; amino-acid sequence: MNIKTIKLFLNICDSKNFSKSATSMHVSPSALSRQIQKLEDEIGHPLFIRDNRSVELTPAGEKLLPVAIKMVHDWTQFQSQINAQDHELKGEIRLFCSVTASYSHLPQLLSSFRLKHPFIEFKLLTGDPAQAIDKILNDEADIAISAMPESLPSKVEFTTISEIPLSVIAPIGISSWVEELHKEKPDWSQIPFIVPESGTARDRANTWFKKMKIKPSIYAQIAGHEAIVSMVALGCGVGIAPDVVINNSPVRDSIQRLSYSPIKPFQLGVCCRRSQLDNPLVRALWELAEGTFISQ
- the ubiK gene encoding ubiquinone biosynthesis accessory factor UbiK; its protein translation is MFDPKKLEQIAKQIHESMPQPVKELGADVEQKVRQVIQGQLNKLDVVSREEFDVQTQVLLRTRQKLTEMEQKLAELESKLADK